From the genome of Triticum aestivum cultivar Chinese Spring chromosome 3B, IWGSC CS RefSeq v2.1, whole genome shotgun sequence, one region includes:
- the LOC123066727 gene encoding aspartic proteinase nepenthesin-1-like yields MEISLVLIVVVLCASAATLVTCSSPGFHMQLRHVDGKGSYTAAERVQRAMASSRQRLATFVDVTVPVHWNTSQYIAEYLIGTPPQRAEALIDTGSDLIWTQCSDCSQCVKQGLPHYNASMSNTFHPMSCNDALCLATQEHSCRPDGSCTFRAFYGAGDASGTIDTEVFAFQNGSARLTFGCVESLMIAPGSLDGASGLIGLGRGPLSLVSQAGANKFSYCHTPYLGSNATIGASSHLFVGALASLSGDSPVMSMSFVQGPKEYPFYYVPLVGISVGQTRLPIPPAVFALKPKGTGGGVIVDSGTPTTGLAHGAYGPLREELQRQLNGSLVPPPADSEMDLCVAVAQEKKVPSMVLHFSGRADMVLPPENYWVPLDSSTSCMVMDTSNDMTIIGNFQLQNIHLLYDLAKDELSFQTADCSKL; encoded by the coding sequence ATGGAAATAAGCCTGGTGCTGATCGTTGTTGTCTTGTGCGCCAGTGCTGCTACCCTAGTTACTTGTAGTAGCCCAGGGTTCCACATGCAACTCAGGCACGTTGATGGCAAGGGCAGCTACACCGCCGCAGAGCGCGTGCAGCGCGCTATGGCAAGCAGCCGGCAGCGCCTGGCAACCTTTGTGGACGTGACCGTGCCGGTCCACTGGAACACCAGCCAGTACATTGCAGAGTACCTGATCGGCACCCCACCGCAGCGCGCCGAGGCCCTCATTGACACCGGCAGTGACCTCATCTGGACGCAGTGCTCCGACTGCAGCCAATGCGTCAAGCAGGGCCTGCCCCACTATAACGCGTCCATGTCAAACACCTTCCATCCCATGTCATGCAACGATGCCTTGTGCCTGGCCACCCAGGAGCACTCGTGCCGCCCGGACGGAAGCTGCACTTTCAGGGCTTTCTACGGCGCCGGCGACGCCTCAGGGACTATCGACACCGAGGTCTTCGCCTTTCAAAACGGATCAGCGAGGCTCACGTTCGGCTGCGTCGAGTCGCTGATGATTGCTCCGGGGTCCCTTGACGGGGCGTCCGGCCTCATAGGGCTTGGCCGCGGCCCCCTATCGCTCGTCTCTCAGGCGGGCGCCAACAAGTTCTCTTACTGCCACACTCCCTACCTCGGCAGCAACGCCACCATCGGTGCGAGCAGCCACCTTTTCGTCGGCGCCTTGGCGAGCCTTAGCGGCGACAGCCCTGTGATGTCCATGTCTTTCGTGCAAGGCCCTAAAGAGTACCCATTCTACTACGTTCCACTTGTCGGTATAAGTGTGGGACAGACAAGGTTGCCCATCCCACCGGCCGTGTTCGCTCTGAAACCAAAGGGCACCGGCGGCGGTGTCATCGTCGACTCCGGTACCCCCACTACGGGTCTGGCCCACGGGGCGTATGGGCCCCTGCGCGAGGAGCTCCAGAGGCAGCTGAACGGGAGCCTCGTGCCGCCACCCGCTGACAGCGAGATGGATCTGTGTGTGGCAGTGGCGCAGGAAAAGAAAGTGCCGTCCATGGTGCTCCACTTTAGTGGCAGAGCGGACATGGTGCTGCCCCCGGAGAACTATTGGGTGCCGCTGGACAGTTCCACGTCATGCATGGTCATGGATACATCCAACGACATGACCATCATCGGCAACTTCCAGTTGCAGAACATCCACCTGTTGTACGACCTTGCCAAGGATGAGCTCTCTTTCCAAACAGCCGACTGCAGCAAACTCTGA
- the LOC123066728 gene encoding uncharacterized protein encodes MASQVIEVNREGAEVYHGAALCAEKAVELLAETNMPLGLLPLADIEEVGYNRSTGFVWLRQKKALTHTFKQIGRLVSYATEVMAFVEDRKMKRITGVKSKELLIWVTVCDMYIDKNDHSKITFKTPTGLGRTFPISASGKEDDNKHDVA; translated from the coding sequence ATGGCGTCGCAGGTGATCGAGGTGAACAGGGAGGGGGCGGAGGTGTACCACGGCGCGGCGCTGTGCGCCGAGAAGGCGGTGGAGCTGCTGGCCGAGACCAACATGCCGCTGGGCCTGCTGCCACTGGCGGACATCGAGGAGGTCGGCTACAACCGCTCCACGGGCTTCGTGTGGCTGCGCCAGAAGAAGGCGCTCACGCACACCTTCAAGCAGATCGGCAGGCTGGTCTCGTACGCCACCGAGGTGATGGCCTTCGTCGAGGATCGCAAGATGAAGCGCATCACAGGGGTCAAGAGCAAGGAGCTCCTCATCTGGGTCACCGTCTGCGACATGTACATCGACAAGAACGACCACTCAAAGATCACGTTCAAGACGCCCACAGGACTGGGAAGGACCTTCCCCATCTCCGCCTCCGGAAAGGAGGACGACAACAAGCACGACGTGGCTTAA